Part of the Paenibacillus sp. FSL R7-0273 genome is shown below.
GGGCAACCGATACGACTAACGTTAATCGCCCATCCAAAACAATCTTAGTTACTGTTATACCTCGACCTGTTGTAGATAATTCTATACCCACAGTACCTGCTGCACCTACTTTGGAGCTTATAGGTGGCGACCAGCCAGTAATTGTCGGGGACAGTGTCCCGCTAGAAGCTATTTATACACCTGCTAATGATCCTACTATTGGCTATAGATGGAGCCCGATAGAATCGCTAAAATCTGGAAGTGATGATCTTCATAAAACCTTCGTTCCTCAGCAAAGTGGTACTTTCACTATCAGCGTTGAAGCTTTTAGAATTACTGATAATGTAACTATCCTTACTGCAACTAAAGAGATTCAAGTCAGCAACCCTGCAACTTCTATTGAGATAACTGGGAGCAACGAAGTATTTACAGGGAAAACTATAAATTTGAATCTCTCCGTTCTTCCGGCCAATGCTGATACTCTGGTAATCGATGACTGGGAAATCATCGACGGAATGAGCAATGCTACATTAATCAAAGTAAGTGACACCTATTATAAATTAAAGGCTAATATGCAAGCTCAGACATCAGTAACCGTAAGAGCGACAGCTGGCAATCTACACGATGAGCATACTATTCATATAGTTGGACTAAACTCTCTGAGCTTTAACATTAATTCGGATGAAGAGGTTGTACTTCTGGTAGGACAAACAGAACAACTGCTTCCGCGTCTTCACCCTAATCCTGCTTCAATAAAGATAAATGATATTGCTGGTAATCTAGCATGGAGTAATGGGGATAAACATATTATTAGCCTGGACCCCTCAACTGGACAAATTACAGGATTAGCTCCAGGAAGTACAATAGTCACAGTCAACTATAAAGGCACTACGATTTCTGCTCAAATTAAAATCAAAGTTGTCGAGGAGACTGGAGACCGGTATTAGCTGTTTGCATAGAGAAAGAGGACCTTCCCTTAATCAGGAAGGTCCTTTCTCTATCCTTTTTTATGGCTGAGCAGAAATCGGAATCAGTTTGAGCGGCCCCTTTGTAACATTGACCTGATTTACACGAGGGAGCCCCCCTTTTTGTGCTTCATATATCGATTTATCATACTTGATCTGCAGTCTCCGGTAATCTCCACCATTAAATAGAAGCGGGGTTGCACTACTCGCAGAAGTTGGCTCTAACACTTCCCCCACCACAGCATTAATAGTCAAAGTTCCTTTTGAAAAAACGCCTCCGTTAATGCTGAGTGTGGTCCCTACCCCATATAATGTAGCTTGTCCTTCTGTATACAGAAATGCATCCATACGGTCGGGCACCTGACTGCTAAATTTATCTACCCGGTTCACAAGCATATCTTTTTGGGAGATCAGCACCAATTGCTTGTTTGAGAGTCCGTGAATTATTGCATCATCAATAGTAGCCTTTCCCAATACAAACATTGTAGAGTCAAAATTAACTTTTCCTTTAATAATGACATCTCCGGTAACCAAGATATTTCCCCGTACATTTATAGTGTCTGCAACGCTTTCATTATTTATAAATAAATTTCCTTTCACAATCAGCCACTTTGAGTCTTCCTTAGCTTGTTCTGTAAATAGAACATCTTCATAATCAATACCATTTACAACTAAATTGTCTTCCAGTACTGCATGAGTGTTGAGAGTATACAGCTTAGCCAAGTTATCTAGGTAATCTTGCAGGCTACTTTCATACTCGTCAAACTTATCTTCATAGTCAGGAGCCTCTGTATCAGTTGGAGGAATAGGACGAGGCTCATTATGCAAGATGTTAAAGGTACTTGGATACGTAAGACTTATATTAGGATCATTATCTATAAAATATTCTTTCAATAAATCTCTATTGTTGCTACTGGTAGCTTCAACCAGTTTATCAATGAATGACTCCTCTACATCAATTTGCACAAATTTCTGATGCTTCTTAATATTTATTTTATCGAGAGGATATACCGGATCAGTTGAGTTAGAATTTAACTCTAAACCCAGAACATCTTTCAAATTACTATTAATAATATCATCTTGTGTAACTACTGTACCACTTGAGGTTCCGGTTGCAATGTTGTTGTAATTACCGCTGCTGCCCGATGCATACTGAATGCTGTTTAATGATTGCACGTATACTTGGCCATAGTCATCACCTTTAACAATCGGTGAAACTACAGGATAAATAGTCGATGCTTCACGAGTGGGACTGCCCATATATTTATAATAGGCTAGATCTCTTATCTTAAGCTCACCGCCAGCATATAAATTACCTTGAATTAATGGGGCTCCATTAATAATTACGTCTCCCTCCGAACCTAATGCATATTTTAGGAAATCAGGATTGGCATCAATGATCAGCTGCTGCTGAAGCTGTCTTGTAACTCCATTTACTTTGGCTTCAGCTGTTACCGTTAACTTGTAAATTAAAGTTTTGGATGCTTCTTCAGGGTTATCAAAGGTAATATTCTTAATTGTACCTTCTGCATTTGAAAGATCCGTTTGTACAGAAGATTTAGTTGTGAGAAGCTCATTGATATTATTAGTGATGGTATCTTGTAATGCATCAGGGCTTAGTTTCTTCCCATTAAGACCTGAAGTAATATACGCTGCTGCTTCTTCGAGAGATTTTTCTGTCAAATGCAGAGTCTGCACATCACTTTCCCTTGTCTCAGTTCTTTGGCTTCCTCCTACAGTGGCAGAAAGCACTCCTAAACCAAGAATGGTTAGTAATAATACAACAAACATTACCAGTACTAATGCTGAGCCCTGCTCTCTTTGGAGGATTTTAAAAAGTTTCCCTTTTTGAAATACTGTAAACATTAATAGTTGCCTCCTAGAATCCGAATTTGCTCTCGAGCTCCAGCTTATACTCTCTCCCCTCAAAGTTCTGGACCAGGACTAGGTCGATTTCAACAAGACCAGTATCACAAGGTATATTGTTTCTGCATAATTCTGATGAACTTGTAAATTTAATCTCAGATCCGCTTAAATCCGAAGTTGTCGCGGTAATAGATTCTTTTGAAACCACTGTACTACTGTTACCAATGATTAGCTGTCCATCTTTGATAAATATCTTTTGCATTGGAGTATTCCCTTTTAAGTTTGAGAAGGTCTCCACGCCGCTGCCATCAGACATATTTCCAACTTTATCGGGAGCAGAGGTATATAGCTCAGTAATGATTGCAGACATAATAATATCGGCCTCATCACGCAGGGTGTTTTCAATTGTAATTTTGTGATAGCTGCGAATTCCAAACATTGTGATGCCTGAAATAAGGCCCACAACCATTGCGGATAATGTAATAGCTGCGATCATCTCTATTAGAGTAAGCCCCTGCTCATTGCGAAAGAAATTAACGAATCGCTTCATTGGTTATATATCCCTCCACTATGGTCTCAGCAGCCTTTCTGCCATTTTTCTCAGGAGCCTTAACGGTAACCAAAACAGGGATAAGGTAATTTGCCGCATCACTCTTTATGTCTTCCATTTCTTTATATAGATCTTCTTGATAGGCAATATTGATTGAATAACTAATACCATTGATGCTTGGATTAAGTACTTTATCAAGTATCGTTACATCCTTCACCAGACTGCTATAGTTACAGGGAACCTCGAGTTCATCCACTGTGCACACGTCCCCATAGCCGATATTAATATTACTATCGAAATATTTCTTCCACACATCAAAATCCTGCTTCTCCGCATAAAACAGCGCATTGCGAGCCAGATTGACCATGATCGTCTTGTTCTGGTTGGCTTTGGCGTATGACATGGCGTTGGTAAAATAAGACGTTAGTACCAGGGAGACGATCGACAGAATGATAATCGCCGCCAGTACTTCGATCAGTGTAAATCCTTTTTCCTGCTTAAGACGATCTTTCATCCTGCCTTTTCGCCCCTCACTCTGCAAAGCTTTCGCACTTGCACATACCGAATCTATTATTCCTGCTTCCATTATATTCTTTCCCCTCATAACCCAGCAATCCTATTACACATAATAATTCCAGCGATTTCTACTCTATATATCGGCTATGCACTATGCTATCATTTGTGCTAAAAGGAGGAAATTACAATGGCTCTGATTGAATGCAGATTTTATTCGGATGTGCTTGGCCTCAGTACTTCAATGACGGTGATTCTGCCGCAGCAGACGACAACACAAATTGGACTCAACAATGTGAAAAGAGGGAATCTTCACCCGACGCTCTACCTGCTGCACGGCCTGTCGGATGATGATTCGATCTGGCTGCGCCGGACCTCGATTGAGCGCTATGCGGCTGAGCTGGGAATTGCGGTGGTGATGCCACAGGTGCACCGGAGCTTTTATACGGATATGGCCGAAGGCGGCCGGTACTGGACCTTTATCAGCGAGGAGCTGCCCGCGCTTGCCCGCTCATTCTTCCCGCTATCAGCTAAACGTGAGGATAATTTCGTGGCCGGGCTCTCCATGGGCGGTTACGGGGCGATGAAGCTGGGACTGCGCAAGCCGGAGGCTTTTGCCGCTGCTGCCAGCCTGTCGGGGGCGCTCGATATGGCGAATCATTTCATGAACCGGGACGACGCGTCCAAAAGATCAATAGAATACGAGCTAATCTTCGGCAAGGAGGATATCACCGGCACGCCAAATGATCTGTTGTGGCTGCTTCGGGAGGTCGACCAATCAAACGGTCCTAAGCCGCTGCTCTACCAGTGCTGTGGTACAGAGGATTTCCTCTATGAAGACAATCAGGTGTTCCGCGCTGCCTGCGCCGAGACTTCGTTGTCATTAACCTATGAAGAAGGCCCAGGGGAGCATGAATGGGGTTATTGGGACGCCAAAATCCAGGATGTGCTGAAGTGGCTGCCGCTGGGCAAATCATCTTCTGATTCGTGGAGCATTTAGGGCAAGCATTATCACTTTTGGTAGCGTATACAGTGATTTATAGCATCATTCATATCTTTTCCAAAAAAGTGAAGTTAACAAAAGCAGCGGAGGCCAGCCACCAGACTCATTTAACCCCCGCATAGTAAAAGACTGCCCTTCCCGCATAGGATTACCGCGGTGAGGACAGTCTTTTGTTATTTAGTCTGAGCGAACCAGGTTTGCTTGGCCTTGGACAAGCTGCTTATTCAGCACTGTCCGCATGCTGCGCTACCCACTTACCCGCTTCAAGCAGGGAAGCCCCAGCGCGCTCAATTGCCGCTTTTACCTGTACTGTCGCTGTACCGCCATAGACGTTACGGGCGTTCACTACGGCCTCAGGCTGCAGGACAGCATAGATCTGGTCGTCGAACAATGGAGAGAACTGCTTGAACTCATCCAGGGTCAGATCAAGCAGGAATTTGCCTTCGTTGATGCAGTAGAGCACTGTTTTGCCGATAACCTCATGCGCCTGGCGGAAAGGCAAGCCTTTGCCAACCAGGAAGTCCGCAATGTCAGTCGCATTGGAAAAGTCGGTGTTAACCGCTTCACGCATCCGGCCCTTATTCACCTTCATGGTGGAGATCATTGGAGCGAACAGCTGCAAGGCGCCTGTCAGTGTTGCTACTGTATCAAACATGCCTTCTTTGTCTTCCTGCATATCCTTGTTGTATGCCAGCGGCAGCGATTTGAGGACAGTCAGCAGACCGATCAGGTTGCCGTAGACACGGCCTGTTTTACCGCGCACCAGCTCGGGTACGTCAGGGTTTTTCTTCTGCGGCATGATGCTGCTGCCTGTGCAGAACGCATCGTCCAGCTCCACGAAGCTGAACTCGGTGCTGCTCCACAGCACCAGCTCTTCGCTGAGCCGGGACAGGTGGGTCATGATCAGCGCTGCGTTAGCCAGGAACTCGACGATAAAGTCGCGGTCGCTGACGGCGTCCAGACTGTTCTCATACACACTGTCAAATCCAAGCTGCTCAGCTACAAAATGACGGTCGATCGGGAACGTCGTTCCAGCCAGGGCTCCGGCGCCCAGCGGAAGCACGTTGATCCGCTTATAGCTGTCTGTCAGGCGCTCCGCATCGCGGCGGAACATCGATACATATGCCAGCAGATGATGGGCGAACAGGATCGGCTGGGCACGCTGCAGATGCGTGTAGCCCGGTACAATCGTGTCCACATTGTCTTTAGCCTGTTCAATCAGAGCTTCCTGCAGCTCGTGCAGCAAGCCAACGAACTCGACCACCCGGTTACGGAGGTAGAGGTGCATATCTGTCGCTACCTGATCGTTACGGCTGCGTCCGGTGTGCAGCTTACCGCCGACCGGACCCACTTCCTCGATCAGATTCTTTTCAATATTCATATGGATGTCTTCATCCGCTACGGAGAATTCGATTTCGCCTGCACGAACCTTTTCCAGCACCTTGTTCAGTCCGGCCTTGATCGTCTCAACATCCTCCTGCGGAAGAATACCGCATTTGCCCAGCATCGTGACATGGGCCAGACTGCCCTGCACATCCTCTTCGGCCAGTGCCTTATCGAATCCGATGGATGCTGTATACTCCTCCACCAGCTTGTTAGTCCCTTTAGTAAACCGGCCGCCCCAAAGCTTGCTCACCTGTTATGTCCTCCTCTGCTAGACGTCAGAGGGCCGCTCCTGTCCTGTCGGAGGAACGGCCTTCTGGTGTCCGCTTATGTTATGACCTGCTATGAAACCGCTGAGCGGTTATAATAATCTACTTATTGGATTCTGCTACGCCGGAGGAAACCTTCAGACGCAGTGCATTCAGGCGGATAAAGCCTGTTGCATCACCCTGATCATAGGCCTGAGTCGGATCTGCTTCCATTGTCGCGATATCCGGATTGTACAGGCTGACCGGTGATTTTACGCCGGCGCCGATGATGTTGCCTTTGTACAGCTTCACACGCACCGTACCGGTTACGTTCTTCTGGCTCTCGTTCACCAGTGCCTGCAGCGCAAGACGCTCAGGAGCGAACCAGAAACCGTTGTACACCAGAGTACTGTAACGGGTAATCAGGCTGTCGCGCAGGTTCATTACTTCACGGTCCATGGTGATGGACTCCATTTTGCGGTGCGCGGTGAACAGGATGGTTCCGCCTGGTGTCTCATAGACGCCGCGGCTCTTCATGCCGACAAAACGGTTCTCGACCATATCCACGCGTCCGATCCCGTGCTTACCGCCGAGCTCATTCAGCTTCTCCATTACCTGCAGCGGAGTCAAGGCTTCGCCGTTCAGTGCTACGCAGTCGCCCTTGAGGAAGTCCAGCTCCAGATACTCTGCTTCATCTGGTGCGTCCTCAGGTGCGTTACTGAGCAGGAACATTTCTTTGTTCTCCGGTGCGCTTGGGTCAAACCAGGGATCTTCCAGCACGCCGCTCTCATAGCTGATGTGCAGCAGGTTGCGGTCCATTGAGTACGGCTTAGCAGCCGAGGCCTGTACCGGAATGCCGTTTGCTTCAGCGTAGGCGATCATTTCGGCACGGCCCGGGAACTGGTTGCGGAACTCTTCCAGCCGCCAAGGTGCAATTACCTTGATGTTCGGCGATAATGCTGCCGCATTCAGCTCGAAGCGGACCTGGTCATTGCCTTTGCCGGTTGCGCCGTGGGCAATTGCTGTAGCGCCTTCTGCGATAGCAATGTCCACCATACGCTTAGCAATCAGCGGACGGGCAATACTGGTGCCGAGCAGATATTGGCCTTCATACAAAGCGCCCGACTGGAACATCGGGTAGATGAAATCACTCGCGAACTCATCGCGCAGATCGTCAATATAGACCTTCGATGCGCCGGTAGCCAGTGCTTTTTCCTCCAGGCCGTCCAGCTCTTCCTTCTGGCCGATATCGGCAGTGAAGGCGATAATCTCCGCATCATAGGTTTCTTTTAGCCATTTCAGAATGACTGAGGTGTCCAGCCCGCCGGAATAGGCGAGTACAATTTTTTCTTTAGGCATGGGGGTGCAACTTCCTTTCAGTGTGGGGGTATGGGATGGATTTATGAAAAAACAGCTGATATAACTCTGTTGCTCGGACGCAAGCTGCGTGAATGTTTGGACTTCCGGTCGCTGTTGTCTTCAGATTTCCTAATTTGAACCGCTATACAGCGGTAGAAATCCGAAGACAAAGGCGAACGCTAGCGCTCCTACAGTTCCAAACTTCACTCCGTTGCTTAGCACCAAAATTATATCGCGTAATATTTCAAACCCATCCTATATAGTGTTTTATATAGTATAAGACCTCTAAGGCCTTTGCAGGTTCAAAACTGCAATTTCTTTAGCCCATCAAAGCAGCCATCAGCGCCTTCTGCGCATGCAGGCGGTTCTCGGCCTGGTCGAAAATAACTGAGTTCGGGCCGTCGATTACGCCCGTGCTGACCTCTTCCTCACGGTGGGCCGGCAGGCAGTGCAGGAACAGGTAGTCGCTCTTAGCGCCTTTTACAAGCTCCTCGTTGACCTGGTAGTCCTTGAATGCCGCTTCACGTGCCAGCTGCTCGGCTTCGAAGCCCATACTCGCCCACACGTCAGTGTAGATTACGTCAGCGTCCTGTACGGCTTCCTGCGGGCTGTTGGTGATGACGATGTTAGCGCCTGTCTCTTTGGCAATCTCACGCGCCTCAGCAACGACAGCCGGGTCAGGCTCGTAGCCCTCAGGTCCGGCAACCGAGACATGCACGCCCAGCTTGGCGCCGCCGATCAGCAGGGAATGGGCCATGTTGTTGCCGTCGCCGATATAGGCCAATTTAAGGCCTTTCAGCTTGCCTTTGTGCTCGTATACGGTCTGATAGTCCGCCAGCACCTGACAAGGATGTGCCAGGTCGCTCAGGCCGTTGATTACAGGCACAGAAGCGTAACGCGCCAGGTCCTCAACCTTATCATGGCCGAAGGTACGGATCATGATGCCGTCGAGATAGCGTGACATCACCTGAGCCGTGTCGCCAACGGTCTCGCCGCGGCCGAGCTGGATGTCATTTTTGCTCAGAAACAGCGCATGGCCGCCGAGCTGGTACATGCCGACCTCGAAGGATACGCGTGTGCGGGTCGAGGATTTTTCAAAAACAAGTCCGATCGTTTTGCCTTGCAGCGGCTGGTAAACCTCGCCGTTTTTTTGCTTCTTCTTCAGCTCGATAGCCAGATCAATCAGATACGTGATTTCCTCCGGGCTGTAATCGTTCAGCTCCAGCAGATCACGGCCTTTGAGCTGCTCTGCGATCGCCAGCTTCCCGCTGTGTACACTCTGGCTCATGAATGTGCCTCCCCGCTTTCTTTGTTAGCATAAGTATGAATGAGCGGAACAAGAATGTCCACCGCCTGGCGGATCTCATCCTGGCTCACATAAAGATTAGGCAGCAGCCGGATTACGTTCGGTCCGGCCTGCACGAACAGCAGCCCTTGCTTCTGTCCGGCCAGTACAATATCGCCTACCGCCTCTGTGCATTCGATTCCGATCAAGAGACCCTTGCCGCGCACTTCCTTCACAAACGGCGTATCCGCCAGCTTCTCTCTCAGCAGGCCGCGCAGGAACTCGCCCATCTCCTCGGCGCGCTGCGGCAGCTCGTCTTCGAGCATTGTCTCGATCGTCGCTTCCATCACCGCTGCCGCCAGCGGCGTACCGCCGAAGGTGCTTGCATGGCTGCCCGGGCTGAACGCTTCGCGCAGATAACCTTTGCCCAGCATA
Proteins encoded:
- a CDS encoding PilW family protein, which produces MKRFVNFFRNEQGLTLIEMIAAITLSAMVVGLISGITMFGIRSYHKITIENTLRDEADIIMSAIITELYTSAPDKVGNMSDGSGVETFSNLKGNTPMQKIFIKDGQLIIGNSSTVVSKESITATTSDLSGSEIKFTSSSELCRNNIPCDTGLVEIDLVLVQNFEGREYKLELESKFGF
- a CDS encoding type IV pilus modification PilV family protein, whose translation is MEAGIIDSVCASAKALQSEGRKGRMKDRLKQEKGFTLIEVLAAIIILSIVSLVLTSYFTNAMSYAKANQNKTIMVNLARNALFYAEKQDFDVWKKYFDSNINIGYGDVCTVDELEVPCNYSSLVKDVTILDKVLNPSINGISYSINIAYQEDLYKEMEDIKSDAANYLIPVLVTVKAPEKNGRKAAETIVEGYITNEAIR
- a CDS encoding alpha/beta hydrolase — protein: MALIECRFYSDVLGLSTSMTVILPQQTTTQIGLNNVKRGNLHPTLYLLHGLSDDDSIWLRRTSIERYAAELGIAVVMPQVHRSFYTDMAEGGRYWTFISEELPALARSFFPLSAKREDNFVAGLSMGGYGAMKLGLRKPEAFAAAASLSGALDMANHFMNRDDASKRSIEYELIFGKEDITGTPNDLLWLLREVDQSNGPKPLLYQCCGTEDFLYEDNQVFRAACAETSLSLTYEEGPGEHEWGYWDAKIQDVLKWLPLGKSSSDSWSI
- the argH gene encoding argininosuccinate lyase, with protein sequence MSKLWGGRFTKGTNKLVEEYTASIGFDKALAEEDVQGSLAHVTMLGKCGILPQEDVETIKAGLNKVLEKVRAGEIEFSVADEDIHMNIEKNLIEEVGPVGGKLHTGRSRNDQVATDMHLYLRNRVVEFVGLLHELQEALIEQAKDNVDTIVPGYTHLQRAQPILFAHHLLAYVSMFRRDAERLTDSYKRINVLPLGAGALAGTTFPIDRHFVAEQLGFDSVYENSLDAVSDRDFIVEFLANAALIMTHLSRLSEELVLWSSTEFSFVELDDAFCTGSSIMPQKKNPDVPELVRGKTGRVYGNLIGLLTVLKSLPLAYNKDMQEDKEGMFDTVATLTGALQLFAPMISTMKVNKGRMREAVNTDFSNATDIADFLVGKGLPFRQAHEVIGKTVLYCINEGKFLLDLTLDEFKQFSPLFDDQIYAVLQPEAVVNARNVYGGTATVQVKAAIERAGASLLEAGKWVAQHADSAE
- a CDS encoding argininosuccinate synthase produces the protein MPKEKIVLAYSGGLDTSVILKWLKETYDAEIIAFTADIGQKEELDGLEEKALATGASKVYIDDLRDEFASDFIYPMFQSGALYEGQYLLGTSIARPLIAKRMVDIAIAEGATAIAHGATGKGNDQVRFELNAAALSPNIKVIAPWRLEEFRNQFPGRAEMIAYAEANGIPVQASAAKPYSMDRNLLHISYESGVLEDPWFDPSAPENKEMFLLSNAPEDAPDEAEYLELDFLKGDCVALNGEALTPLQVMEKLNELGGKHGIGRVDMVENRFVGMKSRGVYETPGGTILFTAHRKMESITMDREVMNLRDSLITRYSTLVYNGFWFAPERLALQALVNESQKNVTGTVRVKLYKGNIIGAGVKSPVSLYNPDIATMEADPTQAYDQGDATGFIRLNALRLKVSSGVAESNK
- the argF gene encoding ornithine carbamoyltransferase — encoded protein: MSQSVHSGKLAIAEQLKGRDLLELNDYSPEEITYLIDLAIELKKKQKNGEVYQPLQGKTIGLVFEKSSTRTRVSFEVGMYQLGGHALFLSKNDIQLGRGETVGDTAQVMSRYLDGIMIRTFGHDKVEDLARYASVPVINGLSDLAHPCQVLADYQTVYEHKGKLKGLKLAYIGDGNNMAHSLLIGGAKLGVHVSVAGPEGYEPDPAVVAEAREIAKETGANIVITNSPQEAVQDADVIYTDVWASMGFEAEQLAREAAFKDYQVNEELVKGAKSDYLFLHCLPAHREEEVSTGVIDGPNSVIFDQAENRLHAQKALMAALMG